The Pseudomonas putida nucleotide sequence GGATTCGCCCGGCAAGTTCCGGAAGCAGGCGTTCGATGCCGCGCGCCAGGCCAGTGGACACCGGGATCACCGACTGGAAGGCCGAGCGCGTGCGGCGCAGGTCTTCGTGGTGATAGGCATCGATCACCGGCTGGTCGTTCATTGCCGAGTGGATGGTGGTGATCTGCACGTACTCGATGCCGAATGCCTGGTCCAGCACGCGCAGCAGCGGTACGCCGCAGTTGGTGGTACAGGAGGCGTTGGACACCAGGCGTTCGTTACCGGTCAGGCAATCCTGGTTGATGCCATAGACCACGGTGGCGTCGACATCGGCCTCGCTGGCCATGGGCTGCGAGAACAATACGCGCGGCGCACCGGCATCGAGGAAGCGCTGGCCATCGGCGCGGGTGTGGTAGACGCCGGAGCACTCCAGCACCAGGTCGACACCCAGGGCGGCCCAGTCGATGCCTTCAGGCGTAGCGCTGCGCATGACTCTCACGCAGTCGCCATTGATGTGCAGACAGTCGCCGTCGACCTTCACCTCGCCGGGGAAACGCCCGTGGGTGGAGTCGAAGCGTGTCAGGTATTCGATGCTGGCCTGATCGGCCAGGTCGTTCAGCGCAACGATCTCGAAACCGGCCTTTGCCCCCCGCTCGAACAGTGCGCGCAGGACACAGCGGCCGATGCGGCCGTAACCGTTGAGTGCAACTTTGTAGGGACGCGGGTGGGGCATTGGGTGGCTCGCTAACGCATGATGGCTGTTGGGGCCGCGTTGCGGCCCATCGCGACGCAAGGCCGCTCCCACAGAGACCGCGTACGCAGTACCTTGTGGGAGCGGCCTTGTGTCGCGAAACGAGGGCGAAGCCCTCGCC carries:
- the epd gene encoding erythrose-4-phosphate dehydrogenase, which encodes MPHPRPYKVALNGYGRIGRCVLRALFERGAKAGFEIVALNDLADQASIEYLTRFDSTHGRFPGEVKVDGDCLHINGDCVRVMRSATPEGIDWAALGVDLVLECSGVYHTRADGQRFLDAGAPRVLFSQPMASEADVDATVVYGINQDCLTGNERLVSNASCTTNCGVPLLRVLDQAFGIEYVQITTIHSAMNDQPVIDAYHHEDLRRTRSAFQSVIPVSTGLARGIERLLPELAGRIQAKAVRVPTVNVSCLDITLQTARDTSAAEVNRVLREAAQSGPLKGLLAYTELPHASCDFNHDPHSAIVDASQTRVSGPRLVNLLAWFDNEWGFANRMLDVAEHYLHVVHPTRSKQP